From the Planctomycetia bacterium genome, one window contains:
- a CDS encoding ECF-type sigma factor, translating to MNDVTRILSLIEQGDPHAAEKLLPLVYEELRILAARKLAHEKPGQTLQATGLVHEAWLRLVNPAADVQWQGRAHFFAAAAEAMRRILVDSARRKQSRKHGGGWVRQTVLPDDIPAIAQLDPSEILAVHEALERLASKSPRTAELVKLRYFLGCTLAEAAPILGIAPATAEEDWTYARAWLRREWHRDEKNP from the coding sequence GTGAATGACGTCACACGCATCTTGTCTTTGATCGAACAAGGCGATCCGCACGCCGCGGAAAAGTTGCTGCCGCTCGTGTACGAAGAGCTTCGCATATTGGCCGCTCGGAAACTGGCCCACGAGAAGCCGGGGCAGACGCTGCAGGCCACCGGACTAGTACACGAGGCGTGGCTGCGGCTAGTCAACCCAGCCGCGGATGTCCAGTGGCAAGGTCGGGCCCATTTCTTTGCAGCCGCGGCCGAGGCGATGCGCCGGATACTGGTCGATAGCGCTCGGCGAAAACAGAGCCGCAAACACGGCGGGGGTTGGGTCCGTCAAACCGTTCTACCGGATGACATCCCAGCGATAGCCCAGCTCGATCCGTCAGAGATCCTGGCCGTGCACGAGGCATTGGAGCGGCTCGCCAGCAAATCCCCTCGCACCGCCGAGCTCGTCAAACTTCGATACTTTCTCGGCTGTACCCTCGCTGAGGCCGCGCCGATCTTGGGCATTGCTCCGGCAACGGCCGAAGAGGATTGGACCTACGCCCGCGCCTGGTTGCGACGGGAATGGCACCGGGACGAGAAAAATCCGTAG
- a CDS encoding serine/threonine-protein kinase, with product MDEACGDNAELREEVQSLLLAHDASKSFMERPALEMSANLTARYQSLAEVPGTNIGPYKLLQQIGEGGMGTVFMAEQTEPLQRTVALKVIKPGMDTRQVIARFEAERQAVAMMDHPNIAKVLDAGTTESGRPYFVMELVKGVPITQYCDDKHLPVRARLELFVQVCQGVQHAHEKGIIHRDIKPNNVLVAEYDDHAVPKVIDFGVAKATAQKLTERTLFTEFGQVLGTMEYMSPEQAKLNQLDVDTRSDIYSLGVLLYELLAGSTPFTRERLKEAAFDEMLRIIREEDPPKPSTRLSSSDALPAIAASRGLEPLKLNRLVQGDLDWIVMKALEKDRNARYAAANELAADLAHWQRDEPISVRAPGLAALLRVWLRHNFGSSSWAVAIGVIWGLLGGPVVWLVMLNPLELSIGVRRALYFAGVALISALGPAIVWLVRPKNATADLAAGTITGTLAAVITYTLTWGWVAVSIAGIPHGIWLGMATALGFKWSIAVIETLAAGMLLRRYGQVSSMIGPYAELIVPANLAVVFACSALFRLVTVGLGERFWHPIMVPLLALAAISALARWPWYVRVVLHAAWVASLCKFLTL from the coding sequence TTGGACGAAGCCTGTGGCGACAACGCGGAACTTCGCGAAGAGGTACAGTCCCTGCTTCTGGCGCACGACGCTTCCAAGAGCTTTATGGAGAGGCCCGCCCTGGAGATGTCCGCGAACCTGACGGCCCGTTATCAATCGCTGGCCGAAGTGCCAGGGACAAATATCGGCCCCTACAAGCTGCTGCAGCAGATCGGCGAGGGCGGCATGGGCACGGTGTTCATGGCCGAGCAGACTGAGCCGCTCCAACGCACCGTGGCGCTGAAGGTCATCAAGCCCGGTATGGACACGCGGCAGGTAATCGCCCGTTTCGAGGCCGAACGACAGGCCGTCGCGATGATGGACCATCCCAATATCGCCAAAGTGCTGGACGCCGGCACGACCGAAAGCGGAAGGCCGTATTTCGTCATGGAGCTCGTCAAGGGCGTGCCGATCACACAGTACTGCGATGACAAACACTTGCCGGTTCGCGCCCGGCTGGAGCTTTTTGTGCAGGTCTGCCAGGGGGTGCAGCATGCGCACGAGAAGGGCATCATCCATCGCGATATCAAGCCCAATAACGTGCTTGTGGCGGAGTACGACGACCACGCCGTTCCCAAAGTGATTGACTTTGGCGTGGCCAAAGCCACGGCGCAAAAGCTCACGGAACGGACGTTGTTCACGGAGTTCGGCCAGGTGCTCGGGACGATGGAGTATATGAGCCCTGAGCAAGCTAAGCTCAACCAACTCGACGTCGATACCCGTAGCGACATCTATTCGCTGGGCGTGTTGCTATACGAGCTGCTCGCCGGCTCGACGCCATTCACGCGAGAGCGGCTGAAAGAGGCGGCGTTTGATGAAATGCTGCGAATCATTCGTGAGGAGGATCCGCCAAAGCCAAGTACGCGGCTGAGTTCGAGCGATGCACTTCCGGCAATCGCCGCCAGTCGTGGGTTAGAGCCATTGAAGCTGAACCGGCTAGTACAAGGCGATCTGGACTGGATCGTCATGAAGGCGCTGGAGAAAGACCGCAACGCACGGTATGCCGCGGCGAACGAACTCGCGGCCGACCTTGCACATTGGCAGCGGGATGAACCCATCAGCGTCCGGGCGCCCGGTCTGGCGGCGCTGCTGCGCGTTTGGCTGCGGCATAACTTCGGTTCGAGCAGCTGGGCTGTGGCCATCGGCGTGATCTGGGGGCTCTTGGGCGGCCCCGTCGTTTGGCTTGTGATGCTTAACCCGCTCGAGCTGTCGATCGGCGTAAGGCGTGCGCTGTACTTCGCTGGAGTTGCCCTGATAAGCGCCCTCGGACCTGCCATCGTCTGGCTCGTGCGGCCGAAAAACGCCACGGCCGATCTCGCTGCGGGCACCATCACCGGCACATTGGCTGCCGTCATTACTTATACGCTGACCTGGGGCTGGGTTGCCGTTTCAATCGCCGGCATACCGCACGGCATCTGGCTCGGAATGGCCACCGCGCTCGGGTTCAAATGGTCGATTGCGGTGATCGAGACGCTGGCGGCAGGGATGCTGCTGCGCCGCTACGGACAAGTCAGCTCCATGATCGGGCCGTACGCAGAGCTGATCGTACCCGCGAACCTGGCGGTGGTATTTGCGTGCAGTGCGCTGTTTCGACTCGTGACGGTGGGACTGGGTGAGCGATTTTGGCATCCGATTATGGTCCCGCTGCTCGCTCTCGCCGCGATCAGCGCTCTCGCGAGATGGCCCTGGTACGTCCGCGTTGTGCTGCATGCCGCATGGGTGGCGAGCCTGTGTAAATTCCTGACCCTGTAG